Proteins encoded within one genomic window of Ottowia sp. SB7-C50:
- the lepA gene encoding translation elongation factor 4: MDHIRNFSIIAHIDHGKSTLADRLIARCGGLSDREMSEQVLDSMDIEKERGITIKAQTAALQYTARDGQVYNLNLIDTPGHVDFSYEVSRSLSACEGALLVVDASQGVEAQTVANCYTALDLGVEVLPVLNKMDLPQADPESAKAEVEDVIGIDASEAIAISAKTGMGIDDVLEQIVAKVPPPRGQPDAPLRAMIIDSWFDAYVGVVMLVRVVDGQLKKGERFKMMATGAAYEANNLGVFTPAQQPREALQAGEVGYIIAGIKELKAAKVGDTITLEKKLPNNLGPAEQALPGFKEIQPQVFAGLYPTEANQYDQLRDSLEKLQLNDASLHFEPEVSQALGFGFRCGFLGLLHMEIVQERLEREFDQDLITTAPSVVYEVEKADGEVIMVENPSKMPDQGKIEEIREPIVTVHLYMPQDYVGPVMTLANQKRGVQLNMAYHGRQVMLTYELPLGEIVLDFFDKLKSVSRGYASMDYEFKEYRPSDVVKVDILLNGEKVDALSIIVHRSQAQYRGRAVAAKMREIISRQQFDVAIQAAIGAAIIARENIKALRKNVLAKCYGGDISRKRKLLEKQKAGKKRMKQIGSVEVPQEAFLAILQVED, encoded by the coding sequence ATGGATCACATCAGAAATTTTTCAATCATTGCGCACATCGACCATGGCAAGTCCACGCTCGCTGATCGCCTCATCGCGCGCTGCGGCGGCCTGTCCGATCGCGAGATGAGCGAGCAGGTGCTCGACTCGATGGACATCGAGAAGGAGCGGGGGATAACCATCAAGGCGCAGACCGCCGCGCTGCAATACACGGCGCGCGACGGGCAGGTCTACAACCTCAACCTGATCGACACGCCCGGCCACGTCGACTTCTCGTACGAGGTCTCGCGATCGCTGTCGGCGTGCGAAGGCGCGCTGCTGGTGGTCGATGCCTCGCAAGGCGTCGAAGCGCAGACCGTCGCCAACTGCTACACCGCGCTCGACCTTGGCGTCGAGGTGCTGCCCGTGCTCAACAAGATGGATCTGCCGCAGGCCGACCCCGAGAGCGCCAAGGCCGAGGTCGAGGACGTGATCGGCATCGATGCCAGCGAAGCGATCGCCATTTCGGCCAAGACAGGCATGGGCATCGACGACGTGCTGGAGCAGATCGTGGCCAAGGTGCCGCCGCCGCGCGGCCAGCCCGACGCGCCGCTGCGCGCCATGATCATCGACAGCTGGTTCGACGCCTACGTGGGCGTCGTGATGCTGGTGCGCGTGGTCGACGGCCAGCTGAAGAAGGGCGAACGTTTCAAGATGATGGCCACCGGCGCCGCCTACGAGGCGAACAATCTGGGCGTCTTCACGCCAGCGCAGCAGCCGCGCGAGGCGCTGCAGGCGGGCGAGGTGGGCTACATCATCGCCGGCATCAAGGAGCTGAAGGCCGCCAAGGTGGGTGACACCATCACGCTGGAAAAGAAGCTGCCCAACAACCTGGGGCCGGCCGAGCAGGCGCTGCCGGGCTTCAAGGAGATCCAGCCGCAGGTGTTTGCCGGCCTGTACCCGACCGAGGCCAACCAGTACGACCAGTTGCGCGACAGCCTGGAGAAGCTGCAGCTCAACGACGCGTCGCTGCACTTCGAACCTGAGGTCAGCCAGGCGCTGGGTTTCGGCTTCCGCTGCGGCTTCCTGGGCCTGTTGCACATGGAGATCGTGCAGGAGCGTCTGGAGCGCGAATTCGACCAGGACCTGATCACCACCGCGCCCAGCGTGGTGTATGAGGTCGAGAAGGCCGACGGCGAAGTGATCATGGTCGAGAACCCGTCCAAGATGCCCGACCAGGGCAAGATCGAGGAGATCCGCGAGCCGATCGTCACCGTGCACCTGTACATGCCGCAGGACTACGTCGGCCCCGTGATGACCTTGGCCAACCAGAAGCGCGGCGTGCAGCTGAACATGGCCTACCACGGCCGGCAGGTGATGCTGACCTACGAGCTGCCGCTGGGCGAGATCGTGCTGGACTTCTTCGACAAGCTGAAGTCGGTCAGCCGCGGCTATGCGTCGATGGACTACGAGTTCAAGGAATACCGGCCGTCCGACGTGGTCAAGGTCGACATCCTGCTCAACGGCGAAAAGGTCGACGCGCTGTCCATCATCGTGCACCGCAGCCAGGCGCAGTACCGCGGCCGTGCGGTGGCGGCCAAGATGCGCGAGATCATCAGCCGCCAGCAGTTCGACGTTGCGATCCAGGCGGCCATCGGGGCCGCCATCATCGCGCGCGAGAACATCAAGGCGCTGCGCAAGAACGTGCTGGCAAAATGTTACGGTGGTGACATCTCCCGAAAACGCAAGCTATTGGAAAAGCAGAAAGCAGGCAAGAAGCGCATGAAGCAGATCGGTTCGGTCGAGGTGCCACAGGAGGCTTTCCTGGCCATCCTGCAGGTGGAGGATTGA
- the lepB gene encoding signal peptidase I, whose translation MPFLTAIILAAFLGYGTAWYMGAIEGNFALLLFMAVVVTGIYWLAEQFVFLPRRRAAAAALQAQADQRRTDLAAQGITQVDQGDLDGARAKVLAQPWWLDWTAGLFPVILVVFLLRSFVFEPFKIPSGSMIPTLLVGDLILVNKFTYGLKLPVINTRVTDGKPVQRGDVVVFRYPPQPSVDYIKRVVGLPGDEVAYLNKQLKINGQPVATAPASDFFDESTMEYFKQFDEQLGARNHRIIVDERRPAFVPGAYDFRQKDNCRYSVEGVTCKVPEGSYFVMGDNRDNSLDSRFWGFVPDGNIVGKAFFIWMNFGDLKRIGAFH comes from the coding sequence ATGCCGTTTCTGACCGCGATCATTCTGGCCGCCTTCTTGGGCTACGGCACCGCGTGGTACATGGGCGCCATCGAAGGCAACTTCGCGCTGCTGCTGTTCATGGCGGTGGTCGTCACGGGCATCTACTGGCTGGCCGAGCAGTTCGTCTTTCTGCCGCGCCGCCGCGCCGCCGCCGCCGCGCTGCAGGCCCAGGCCGACCAGCGCCGCACCGACCTGGCCGCACAGGGCATCACCCAGGTCGACCAGGGCGACCTGGACGGCGCGCGCGCCAAGGTGCTGGCGCAGCCCTGGTGGCTGGACTGGACGGCCGGCCTGTTTCCGGTGATCCTGGTGGTGTTTCTGCTGCGTTCGTTTGTGTTCGAGCCGTTCAAGATCCCGTCCGGCTCGATGATCCCGACCCTGCTGGTGGGCGATCTGATCCTGGTGAACAAATTCACCTACGGCCTGAAGCTGCCGGTGATCAACACGCGCGTCACCGACGGCAAGCCGGTGCAGCGGGGTGACGTGGTAGTGTTCCGCTACCCGCCGCAGCCCAGCGTGGACTACATCAAGCGCGTGGTCGGTCTGCCGGGCGACGAAGTGGCCTACCTGAACAAGCAGCTGAAGATCAACGGCCAGCCCGTGGCGACGGCGCCGGCGTCCGATTTTTTCGACGAATCGACGATGGAATACTTCAAGCAGTTCGACGAGCAGCTGGGCGCCCGGAACCACCGCATCATCGTGGACGAGCGCCGGCCTGCCTTTGTTCCCGGTGCGTACGACTTCCGCCAGAAGGACAACTGCCGCTACAGCGTCGAGGGTGTCACCTGCAAGGTGCCCGAGGGCAGCTATTTCGTCATGGGCGACAACCGCGACAATTCACTCGATTCGCGCTTCTGGGGCTTCGTGCCCGACGGCAACATCGTCGGCAAGGCGTTCTTCATCTGGATGAATTTCGGCGACCTCAAGCGCATCGGCGCCTTTCACTGA
- a CDS encoding DUF4845 domain-containing protein: MSSPPSSQRGISFLGLLFLGVVLALLAIVVARVVPTATEYMAIHKAVKKAAAEGGTVPAVRAAFDRTASVDYITSITGKDLDVTKQGDKVVVNFAYDKEIPLAGPAYLLLKYRGSSAGGYN, translated from the coding sequence ATGTCTTCCCCTCCGTCGTCACAACGCGGCATTTCCTTCCTTGGGCTGCTGTTCCTGGGCGTGGTGCTGGCGCTCCTGGCCATCGTGGTGGCGCGCGTGGTGCCCACCGCGACCGAATACATGGCCATCCACAAGGCCGTGAAGAAGGCCGCGGCCGAAGGCGGCACGGTGCCCGCGGTGCGCGCGGCGTTCGACCGCACGGCTTCGGTGGACTACATCACGTCCATCACCGGCAAGGACCTGGACGTGACCAAGCAGGGCGACAAGGTCGTCGTCAACTTCGCCTACGACAAGGAAATCCCGCTGGCGGGGCCGGCCTATCTGCTGCTGAAATACCGCGGTTCGTCGGCGGGTGGCTACAACTGA
- the rnc gene encoding ribonuclease III, with protein MKAAPDPLQALQARLQHRFADPALLQRALTHRSFSADHNERLEFLGDSVLGLGVAHMLYQALGSGAEGDLSRLRAQLVRQDSLHRLALDLGLPALLRLGDGEMRSGGERRPSILADALEAIIGAVYLDGGHAVADALVRRLFEQVEISPAMSAAAKDAKTALQEWLQGRKMALPAYEVMRVLGAAHRQTFEVRCRVAEKGLEALGQGASRRAAEQAAATAMLQLLQRTGT; from the coding sequence GTGAAGGCCGCGCCCGACCCCCTGCAGGCGCTGCAAGCACGCCTGCAGCACCGCTTTGCCGACCCCGCACTGCTGCAGCGCGCGCTCACCCACCGCAGTTTTTCGGCCGACCACAACGAGCGGCTTGAATTTCTGGGCGATTCGGTGCTGGGCCTGGGCGTCGCGCACATGCTCTACCAGGCCCTGGGCAGCGGCGCCGAAGGCGACCTGTCGCGCCTGCGCGCCCAACTGGTGCGGCAGGACAGCCTGCATCGGCTGGCGCTCGACCTGGGCCTGCCCGCGCTGCTGCGGCTGGGCGACGGTGAAATGCGCTCGGGCGGCGAGCGCCGGCCGTCGATTCTGGCCGACGCGCTGGAAGCCATCATCGGCGCCGTGTACCTGGACGGCGGCCACGCCGTGGCCGACGCTTTGGTGCGCCGCCTGTTCGAGCAGGTCGAAATTTCCCCCGCCATGTCGGCCGCCGCCAAGGACGCCAAGACCGCCTTGCAGGAATGGCTGCAGGGGCGCAAGATGGCGCTGCCGGCCTACGAAGTGATGCGTGTGCTGGGCGCGGCCCACCGGCAGACCTTCGAGGTCCGGTGCCGGGTGGCCGAAAAAGGCCTGGAAGCCCTGGGGCAGGGCGCGTCGCGCCGCGCCGCCGAACAGGCCGCCGCCACCGCCATGCTGCAATTGCTGCAACGCACCGGAACATGA
- the era gene encoding GTPase Era produces MNTPENIAEDDDTPAPAANQAEGGPAQRCGLIAIVGKPNVGKSTLLNALVGQKISITSRKAQTTRHRITGIRTLVNDEGGGTQFVFVDTPGFQTRHSAALNKSLNKTVLGAIDGVDLILFVVEAGSFTLGDAKVLSLLKPGTPAILVANKLDTVHRRNEVAPWLRDMQQRHPFDEFVPMSAKNPRDVQRLLSICERYLPVQPWWYSEDELTDRSEKFLASEVVREKLFRLTGDELPYTSTVVVDKFDEEKSRAHGRMVRIAATIIVERDGHKAMVIGEKGERLKRIGTEARQELEKLMDCKVFLELWVKVRSGWADDEARVRSFGYE; encoded by the coding sequence ATGAATACTCCTGAAAACATAGCTGAAGATGATGACACGCCTGCGCCTGCAGCCAATCAAGCGGAGGGCGGGCCGGCACAGCGCTGCGGCCTGATCGCCATCGTCGGCAAGCCCAACGTGGGCAAGTCCACGCTGCTCAACGCCCTGGTGGGGCAGAAGATCAGCATCACCAGCCGCAAGGCGCAGACCACGCGCCACCGCATCACCGGCATTCGCACATTGGTGAATGACGAAGGCGGCGGCACGCAGTTCGTGTTTGTCGACACGCCCGGCTTCCAGACCCGGCATTCGGCGGCGCTGAACAAGTCGCTCAACAAGACCGTGCTGGGCGCCATCGACGGCGTCGACCTGATCCTGTTCGTGGTCGAGGCGGGCAGCTTCACGCTGGGCGACGCCAAGGTGCTGTCGCTGCTCAAGCCCGGTACGCCGGCGATCCTGGTGGCCAACAAGCTCGACACCGTGCACCGGCGCAACGAGGTCGCGCCCTGGCTGCGCGACATGCAGCAGCGCCACCCGTTTGACGAATTCGTGCCCATGTCGGCCAAGAACCCCCGGGACGTGCAGCGGCTGCTGTCGATCTGCGAGCGTTACCTGCCCGTGCAGCCCTGGTGGTACAGCGAGGACGAGCTGACCGACCGCAGCGAGAAATTCCTGGCCAGCGAGGTGGTGCGCGAAAAGCTGTTCCGCCTGACGGGCGACGAGCTTCCCTACACCTCGACCGTCGTCGTCGACAAGTTCGACGAGGAAAAAAGCCGCGCGCACGGCCGCATGGTGCGCATTGCCGCCACCATCATCGTCGAGCGCGACGGCCACAAGGCCATGGTCATCGGCGAAAAAGGCGAACGCCTCAAGCGCATCGGCACCGAGGCGCGGCAAGAGCTGGAAAAGCTGATGGACTGCAAGGTCTTCCTCGAGTTGTGGGTGAAGGTGCGCAGCGGCTGGGCCGACGACGAGGCGCGCGTGCGCAGCTTCGGCTACGAATAG
- a CDS encoding pyrimidine dimer DNA glycosylase/endonuclease V — MRLWTLHPRHLDPQGLVALWREGLLAQAVLAGRTRGYTHHPQLQRFAAHATPLDALGAYLSAVQAEAQSRGYRFDAAKIDRPGARVAPITATHGQLAHEWQHLGQKLAARNPDWHAHWVAAAQPSAHPLFTPVAGGIEPWERV, encoded by the coding sequence ATGCGCCTCTGGACATTGCATCCGCGCCACCTCGACCCGCAGGGCCTGGTGGCCTTGTGGCGCGAAGGCCTGCTGGCCCAGGCCGTGCTGGCCGGCCGCACGCGCGGCTACACGCACCATCCGCAACTGCAGCGCTTTGCCGCGCACGCCACCCCGCTCGATGCATTGGGCGCCTACCTGAGCGCAGTGCAGGCCGAGGCGCAATCGCGCGGTTATCGCTTTGACGCTGCCAAGATCGACCGGCCCGGTGCCCGTGTCGCGCCCATCACGGCCACCCACGGCCAGCTCGCGCACGAATGGCAGCACCTGGGCCAGAAACTGGCGGCGCGCAACCCGGACTGGCACGCCCACTGGGTGGCGGCCGCGCAGCCCAGCGCGCACCCGCTGTTCACGCCGGTGGCGGGCGGCATCGAACCCTGGGAGCGCGTGTGA
- the recO gene encoding DNA repair protein RecO: MKRVVHEPAYILHHYDWSESSVIVEAFSRAHGRVALVAKGAKRPSSNFRPVLLPLQPLLLNWGGDAEIRTLKSAEWGGGQVMPTGDALLSGYYANELLMRLLAREDAHPRLFDAYAALVHVLATDTAEPLVAAALRAFELLLLREAGHLPALGVQTLTFAPLDADAPYRLVAEGGLRAAHDDDSAWLPGARWQALARALDDEAPFTTTLREVAQMPPDARVSLRQQLRELLHYHCGVGTLRTRQMMLDLQALT; this comes from the coding sequence GTGAAGCGCGTCGTCCACGAGCCCGCCTACATCCTTCACCACTACGACTGGAGCGAATCCAGCGTCATCGTCGAAGCCTTTTCACGCGCCCACGGCCGCGTGGCGCTGGTGGCCAAGGGCGCCAAGCGGCCGTCGTCCAACTTCCGGCCCGTGCTGCTGCCGCTGCAGCCCCTGCTGCTCAACTGGGGTGGCGATGCCGAAATTCGCACCCTCAAAAGCGCCGAATGGGGCGGCGGCCAGGTCATGCCGACCGGCGACGCGCTGCTGTCGGGCTACTACGCCAACGAACTGCTGATGCGCCTGCTGGCGCGCGAGGACGCGCACCCGCGCCTGTTTGACGCCTACGCCGCGCTGGTGCACGTGCTGGCGACGGACACCGCCGAGCCGCTGGTGGCGGCCGCGCTGCGCGCCTTCGAGCTGCTGCTGCTGCGTGAAGCCGGCCATCTGCCCGCGCTGGGCGTGCAAACCCTGACCTTTGCGCCGCTCGATGCCGACGCACCCTACCGCCTGGTGGCCGAAGGCGGCCTGCGCGCCGCCCACGACGACGACAGCGCCTGGCTGCCCGGCGCACGCTGGCAGGCGCTGGCGCGCGCGCTGGACGACGAAGCCCCCTTCACCACCACCCTGCGCGAAGTCGCGCAGATGCCGCCCGACGCGCGCGTGTCCCTGCGCCAGCAGCTGCGCGAACTGCTCCACTACCATTGCGGCGTGGGCACGCTGCGCACGCGGCAGATGATGCTGGACCTGCAGGCCCTGACCTGA
- a CDS encoding pyridoxine 5'-phosphate synthase: MNPTHLSVNVNKVALVRNTRHLGIPSVVRAAEACLQAGAHGITVHPRPDQRHVRPQDVHDLAALMRRWPGREYNIEGNPTQNLMAFIRDVRPAQATFVPDAEDQFTSDHGWDLASPGVAERLRPLIDECRQLGVRVSLFMDAEPHAMAAARALGADRVELYTEPWAAAWGTPDEAVQLQRFAAAARAAQGAGLGVNAGHDLNRDNLTPFLRGVPGVAEVSIGHALIADALDMGYDATVRDYLRCIDEAFDCS; the protein is encoded by the coding sequence ATGAACCCGACTCACCTTTCGGTCAACGTCAACAAGGTTGCGCTGGTGCGCAACACCCGCCACCTGGGCATTCCCAGCGTCGTGCGCGCAGCCGAAGCCTGCCTGCAGGCCGGTGCGCACGGCATCACCGTACACCCGCGCCCCGACCAGCGCCACGTCCGCCCGCAGGACGTGCACGACCTGGCCGCGCTGATGCGCCGCTGGCCCGGCCGCGAATACAACATCGAAGGCAACCCGACGCAGAACCTGATGGCCTTCATCCGCGACGTGCGCCCCGCGCAGGCCACCTTCGTGCCCGACGCCGAAGACCAATTCACCAGCGACCACGGCTGGGACCTGGCCAGCCCCGGCGTGGCCGAGCGCCTGCGTCCGCTGATCGACGAGTGCCGCCAACTGGGCGTCCGCGTCAGCCTGTTCATGGACGCCGAGCCGCACGCCATGGCCGCCGCCCGCGCCCTGGGCGCCGACCGCGTCGAGCTGTACACCGAGCCCTGGGCCGCCGCCTGGGGCACGCCCGATGAAGCCGTGCAACTGCAGCGCTTCGCCGCCGCCGCCCGCGCCGCGCAGGGCGCCGGCCTGGGCGTCAACGCCGGCCACGATCTGAACCGAGACAACCTCACGCCCTTTCTGCGCGGCGTGCCGGGCGTTGCCGAAGTCAGCATTGGCCACGCGTTGATCGCCGACGCGCTGGACATGGGTTACGACGCCACCGTGCGCGACTACCTGCGCTGCATCGACGAGGCGTTCGATTGCTCCTGA
- the acpS gene encoding holo-ACP synthase, with protein sequence MIHGIGTDICDIRRIRASLERHGDRFAQKILSEGELTVWRRRSRRWPERGVRYLATRFSAKEAFSKAIGLGMRLPMHWRLCEIANRPSGEPMIVLHGGLKDWFDAQGLTAHITVTDESEYAASFCVVERMDIR encoded by the coding sequence ATGATCCACGGTATCGGCACCGACATCTGCGACATCCGCCGCATCCGCGCCAGCCTGGAGCGGCACGGTGATCGCTTCGCGCAGAAGATCCTGAGCGAGGGCGAACTCACCGTCTGGCGCCGCCGCAGCAGGCGCTGGCCCGAACGCGGCGTGCGCTACCTGGCCACGCGCTTTTCGGCCAAGGAGGCGTTCAGCAAGGCCATCGGGCTGGGCATGCGCCTGCCGATGCACTGGCGCCTGTGCGAAATCGCCAACCGCCCCAGCGGCGAGCCGATGATCGTGCTGCACGGCGGCTTGAAGGACTGGTTTGACGCGCAGGGCCTGACGGCGCACATCACCGTGACGGACGAGAGTGAATACGCGGCCAGTTTCTGTGTGGTCGAGCGCATGGATATACGATAA
- a CDS encoding AbrB/MazE/SpoVT family DNA-binding domain-containing protein: MQVAKWGNSLAVRLPAAVVQALELSEGDEIQIVVADERLLGVTRKPSRQALLARLRQFRGQLPADFLFDRDAANVR; encoded by the coding sequence ATGCAAGTCGCCAAATGGGGCAACAGCCTGGCCGTGCGTCTGCCGGCGGCTGTGGTACAGGCGCTGGAACTGAGCGAGGGCGATGAGATCCAGATCGTGGTGGCCGACGAGCGTCTGCTGGGCGTGACGCGCAAGCCTTCGCGCCAGGCGTTGCTGGCCAGGCTGCGGCAGTTTCGTGGCCAGTTGCCGGCCGATTTCCTGTTTGACCGGGACGCTGCCAACGTCCGTTGA
- a CDS encoding PIN domain-containing protein, translated as MVFFDTNVLLYLLSADEAKADAAERALGQGGCISVQVLNELTNVCRRKLDMPWSRLHAWLAGVLALLEPVRGLDAQTHAIACAVAERHGIAFYDSLIVAAALQAGCDTLCSEDMHHGLLVRHGDAKVRIVNPFLAL; from the coding sequence ATGGTTTTCTTCGATACCAACGTCTTGCTTTACCTGCTCTCGGCCGACGAGGCCAAGGCCGATGCGGCGGAACGCGCGCTGGGGCAGGGCGGCTGCATCAGCGTGCAGGTGTTGAATGAGCTGACCAACGTGTGCCGGCGCAAGCTGGACATGCCTTGGTCGCGCCTGCACGCCTGGCTGGCTGGCGTGCTCGCACTGCTGGAGCCGGTGCGTGGCCTGGATGCCCAGACCCACGCCATCGCCTGTGCCGTGGCCGAGCGCCACGGCATCGCCTTTTACGACAGCCTGATCGTGGCCGCCGCGCTGCAGGCCGGTTGTGACACCCTCTGCAGCGAAGACATGCACCACGGCCTGCTGGTGCGCCATGGCGATGCCAAGGTGCGCATCGTCAACCCTTTTCTTGCCCTCTGA
- the nagZ gene encoding beta-N-acetylhexosaminidase, with amino-acid sequence MQHAPLFIDIAGTTLTDDDRRRLAHPLVGGLTLFGRNWHNRAQLTALCADIKRLRPDLLICVDHEGGRVQRFRTDGFTHLPPMRALGALWMQDAMRAQEAASACGYVLGAELRACGVDFSFTPVLDLDWGPSTVIGDRAFHADPRVVAVLARCVMQGLLRAGMRNCGKHFPGHGFVAADSHTDLPRDARGLKTILADDAAPYGWLGTVMDAVMVAHVVYPKVDARPAGYSARWLQAVLRGRIGFGGAVFTDDLSMAAARHIEGRTVGLDEAVLAALGAGCDVALVCNQSLDGGRVLDDVIDALARAQVTGAWTPAAASEARRLALLPAHDAPDWDTLMRSPDYLRALALVP; translated from the coding sequence ATGCAGCACGCCCCCCTTTTCATCGACATTGCCGGCACCACGCTGACCGACGACGACCGACGGCGCCTGGCGCATCCGCTGGTCGGCGGCCTGACGCTGTTCGGGCGCAACTGGCACAACCGCGCGCAGCTGACGGCACTGTGCGCCGACATCAAGCGGCTGCGGCCCGACCTGCTGATCTGCGTCGACCACGAAGGCGGGCGCGTGCAGCGCTTTCGCACCGACGGCTTCACGCACCTGCCGCCGATGCGTGCGCTGGGCGCGCTGTGGATGCAGGACGCCATGCGCGCGCAGGAGGCGGCCAGCGCCTGCGGCTACGTGCTGGGTGCCGAACTGCGCGCCTGCGGGGTCGACTTCAGCTTTACCCCCGTGCTGGACCTGGACTGGGGCCCCAGCACCGTCATCGGCGACCGCGCCTTCCATGCCGACCCGCGCGTGGTGGCGGTGCTCGCGCGGTGCGTGATGCAGGGGCTGCTGCGCGCCGGCATGCGCAACTGCGGCAAGCACTTTCCGGGGCATGGCTTTGTCGCCGCCGATTCGCACACCGACCTGCCGCGCGATGCGCGGGGGCTCAAGACGATTCTGGCCGACGACGCCGCGCCCTACGGTTGGCTCGGCACCGTGATGGACGCGGTGATGGTGGCGCACGTCGTCTACCCCAAGGTCGATGCGCGGCCCGCGGGCTATTCGGCGCGCTGGCTGCAGGCGGTGCTGCGCGGGCGCATCGGCTTTGGCGGGGCAGTGTTCACCGACGACCTGAGCATGGCGGCGGCGCGCCACATCGAAGGCCGCACCGTCGGGCTGGACGAAGCCGTGCTGGCCGCGCTGGGCGCGGGCTGCGACGTGGCGCTGGTGTGCAACCAGTCGCTCGATGGCGGGCGTGTGCTCGATGACGTTATCGACGCGCTGGCGCGCGCGCAGGTCACCGGCGCCTGGACGCCCGCCGCCGCCAGCGAGGCCCGGCGCCTGGCGCTGCTGCCCGCGCACGACGCGCCGGATTGGGATACGCTCATGCGCTCGCCCGATTACCTGCGCGCACTGGCGTTGGTGCCCTGA
- a CDS encoding AMP-binding protein: MADTGSPAFTRARDFLLAHRTDYDKAYRDFRWPVLSQFNWALDHFDPMARGNDATALHIVDEGGGEVRRSFAQMAERSDQVANWLRAQGVKRGDRVLLMLGNELALWELMLACIKLGAVMIPATMLLTPDDLQDRLDRGKVRHVAVASDQAGKFADLPGRYTRIAVGAPVPGWLSFADSASAPTAYTPDAPTQATDPLLLYFTSGTTSKPKLVLHTHQSYPVGHLSTMYWIGLLPGDVHLNISSPGWAKHAWSCFFAPWNAGATVFIFNYARFSAPALLHVLQQHQVTSLCAPPTVWRMMIQEDLAAWKGRLSLREIIGAGEPLNPEIIDQVQAAWGLTLRDGFGQTETTAQIGNPPGQPVKPGSMGRPLPGYEVVLLDVDDNPAAEGEVALNLAVRPLGLMVCYEDSAEKTADVMRQGCYRTGDTATRDADGYITFVGRADDVFKASDYRISPFELESVLIEHQAVTEVAIVPSPDPVRLAVPKAFITLRPGQQADAALAQEIFAFSRDRLAPYKRVRRLQFVNELPKTISGKIRRVQMRRAETERGGGAQGRAEMEFFEEDFPGLKG, encoded by the coding sequence ATGGCCGATACCGGCTCCCCCGCGTTCACGCGGGCGCGCGACTTCCTGCTCGCCCACCGCACCGACTACGACAAGGCCTACCGCGACTTCCGCTGGCCGGTGCTGTCGCAGTTCAACTGGGCGCTGGACCACTTCGACCCCATGGCGCGCGGCAACGACGCCACGGCCCTGCACATCGTGGACGAAGGCGGCGGTGAGGTCCGCCGCAGCTTCGCGCAGATGGCCGAGCGCTCCGACCAGGTCGCCAACTGGCTGCGCGCCCAGGGCGTCAAGCGCGGCGACCGCGTGCTGCTGATGCTGGGCAACGAACTGGCGCTGTGGGAACTGATGCTGGCCTGCATCAAGCTGGGCGCGGTGATGATCCCCGCCACCATGCTGCTGACGCCGGATGACCTGCAGGACCGGCTGGACCGCGGCAAGGTGCGCCACGTGGCCGTCGCCAGCGACCAAGCGGGCAAGTTTGCCGATCTGCCGGGCCGCTACACGCGCATCGCCGTCGGCGCCCCGGTGCCAGGCTGGCTCAGCTTTGCCGACAGCGCCAGTGCGCCGACCGCGTACACGCCCGACGCGCCCACGCAGGCCACCGACCCGCTGCTGCTGTACTTCACCAGCGGCACCACGTCCAAGCCCAAGCTGGTGCTGCACACGCACCAGAGCTATCCGGTCGGCCATTTGTCGACCATGTACTGGATCGGCCTGCTGCCCGGCGACGTGCACCTCAACATCTCGTCGCCCGGCTGGGCCAAGCATGCGTGGAGCTGCTTCTTCGCGCCCTGGAACGCCGGCGCCACGGTGTTCATCTTCAACTACGCGCGCTTTTCGGCGCCGGCGCTGCTGCATGTGCTGCAGCAGCACCAGGTCACCAGCCTGTGCGCGCCGCCCACCGTGTGGCGCATGATGATCCAGGAAGACCTGGCCGCGTGGAAGGGCCGGCTCAGCCTGCGTGAAATCATTGGCGCCGGCGAGCCGCTCAACCCCGAGATCATTGACCAGGTGCAGGCCGCGTGGGGACTGACGCTGCGCGACGGTTTCGGCCAGACCGAAACCACCGCGCAGATCGGCAACCCGCCCGGCCAGCCCGTCAAGCCCGGCAGCATGGGCCGGCCGCTGCCCGGCTACGAGGTGGTGCTGCTCGACGTCGATGACAACCCCGCCGCCGAAGGCGAGGTGGCGCTGAACCTGGCGGTGCGCCCGCTGGGCCTGATGGTGTGCTACGAAGACAGCGCCGAAAAAACCGCCGACGTGATGCGCCAGGGCTGCTACCGCACCGGCGACACCGCCACGCGCGACGCCGACGGCTACATCACCTTCGTCGGCCGCGCCGACGACGTGTTCAAGGCCAGCGACTACCGCATCAGCCCGTTCGAGCTGGAAAGCGTGCTGATCGAACACCAGGCCGTCACCGAAGTCGCCATCGTCCCCAGCCCCGACCCGGTGCGGCTGGCCGTGCCCAAGGCCTTCATCACCCTGCGCCCCGGCCAGCAGGCCGACGCCGCGCTGGCGCAGGAAATCTTCGCCTTCTCGCGCGATCGCCTGGCGCCCTACAAGCGCGTGCGCCGCCTCCAGTTCGTCAACGAATTGCCCAAGACCATCAGCGGCAAGATCCGCCGCGTGCAGATGCGCCGCGCCGAAACCGAACGCGGCGGCGGCGCGCAGGGGCGGGCGGAGATGGAATTCTTCGAGGAAGATTTTCCGGGGTTGAAGGGGTGA